One genomic window of Hymenobacter sp. J193 includes the following:
- a CDS encoding acyl-CoA thioesterase, which produces MRKQKPVKDSFVRMTELVLPNDTNTLNNLMGGRMMHLMDVAAAISAQRHSNRIVVTASVDNVSFREGIKLGNVVTLEAQVTRSFSSSMEVHIDVWAEDIPNGTRFKSNEAFFTFVAVDQAGRPIDVPEAVAETEEEIRLYDGALRRRQLRLVLGGRMKPQDAVELKSLFDMQ; this is translated from the coding sequence ATGCGCAAACAAAAGCCCGTAAAAGACTCCTTCGTTCGGATGACCGAGCTGGTGCTGCCCAACGACACGAACACGCTCAACAACCTGATGGGCGGCCGCATGATGCACCTGATGGACGTAGCCGCCGCTATTTCGGCCCAGCGCCACTCCAACCGCATCGTCGTTACGGCTTCCGTCGATAACGTTTCGTTTCGGGAAGGCATCAAGCTGGGCAACGTTGTGACCCTGGAGGCGCAAGTAACGCGCTCCTTCAGCTCCAGCATGGAAGTACACATTGATGTGTGGGCCGAGGACATTCCCAACGGCACCCGGTTCAAGTCCAACGAAGCCTTCTTCACCTTCGTGGCCGTGGACCAGGCGGGCCGCCCGATTGACGTGCCCGAGGCCGTAGCCGAAACCGAGGAGGAAATCCGCCTGTACGATGGCGCCCTGCGCCGCCGCCAGCTGCGCCTGGTGTTGGGCGGCCGCATGAAGCCCCAGGACGCCGTTGAGCTGAAGTCCCTGTTTGATATGCAGTAA
- a CDS encoding protein-L-isoaspartate(D-aspartate) O-methyltransferase, with protein sequence MSLQSALPASDSYRHRGQRRALVAELRRKGIHDERVLRALEQVPRHVFFEPAFREHAYQDKAFPIGEGQTISQPYTVAFQTQLLQVQPQDRVLEIGTGSGYQCCVLLELTPHVWSIEYNAVLFARTRRLLAQLHHPAHLFCGDGSLGLPDQAPFDKIIVTAGSPTLPRPLLRQLRVGGSLVIPVGTEHSQRMVRVVRESEESFVREGFEEFRFVPLLGQAGWGA encoded by the coding sequence GTGTCCCTGCAATCTGCTCTTCCGGCTTCCGATAGTTACCGGCACCGCGGCCAGCGCCGCGCCCTGGTGGCCGAGCTGCGCCGCAAAGGTATCCACGACGAGCGGGTGCTGCGGGCCCTGGAGCAGGTGCCGCGCCATGTGTTTTTCGAGCCGGCCTTCCGGGAGCACGCCTACCAGGACAAGGCCTTTCCCATCGGCGAGGGGCAGACGATTTCGCAGCCTTACACCGTGGCCTTCCAGACGCAGCTGCTGCAGGTGCAGCCCCAGGACCGGGTGCTGGAAATCGGGACGGGCTCCGGCTACCAGTGCTGCGTGCTGCTGGAGCTCACGCCCCACGTCTGGAGCATCGAGTACAACGCGGTGCTGTTTGCCCGCACCCGGCGCCTGCTCGCGCAGCTGCACCACCCGGCCCACCTCTTCTGCGGCGACGGCAGCCTCGGCCTGCCCGACCAGGCTCCGTTCGATAAGATTATCGTCACGGCTGGCTCGCCTACCCTGCCCCGGCCTCTGCTTCGCCAGCTGCGCGTGGGCGGCTCCCTCGTTATTCCGGTGGGCACGGAGCACAGCCAGCGCATGGTGCGCGTAGTGCGCGAGTCGGAAGAAAGCTTCGTGCGCGAGGGTTTCGAGGAGTTCCGCTTCGTGCCGCTCCTGGGCCAGGCTGGGTGGGGAGCATGA
- a CDS encoding sugar transferase produces the protein MIRTLQKLKLMAADFGAALLAWMGFYLLRKYLLNESFTPNEEVFTLVGSALLIAGFWLVLYTLIGEYRDIFRKSRLGEIIRLAQVSILGALVIFFALLLDDEGVSNYRLYYRTISAYFLLHFTVSAILRTWAVSSVQRLVRSGVITFNTLIVGANALARDVRQELVHATRYLGLRIIGFVSVGETVDAALAAALPHKGSYRELSRLIAELHVEQIIIATEPSEHRLIQEILTLLEGEPVRISILPDLYQMLLGSVKVNHLFGTPLIEIKQDLLPLWQEVTKRGLDVVGSALFLLLASPVYAFTAVMVRLSSPGPIFYSQDRIGKGGQPFRIYKFRSMYVDAERQGPSLSSQHDPRITPWGRFMRKVRLDELPQFWNALKGDMSLVGPRPERQFYIDQIVAVAPHYRHLHRVRPGITSLGQVKYGYAETVEQMVERLKYDILYIENMSLAMDFRVMLYTLKIIVEGRGK, from the coding sequence TTGATTCGTACCCTGCAGAAGCTCAAACTCATGGCCGCCGACTTCGGGGCGGCGCTGCTGGCCTGGATGGGGTTTTACCTCCTGCGCAAGTACCTGCTCAACGAGAGTTTCACGCCCAACGAAGAGGTTTTCACGCTGGTAGGCTCGGCCCTGCTTATTGCCGGCTTCTGGCTGGTGCTCTACACGCTCATTGGCGAGTACCGCGACATTTTTCGCAAGTCGCGCCTGGGCGAAATCATCCGGCTGGCCCAGGTATCCATTCTGGGGGCGCTGGTTATTTTCTTCGCGCTGCTGCTCGATGATGAGGGCGTGAGCAACTACCGGCTCTACTACCGCACCATTTCGGCGTACTTCCTGCTGCATTTCACCGTGTCGGCCATTCTGCGCACCTGGGCCGTGAGCAGCGTGCAGCGGCTCGTGCGCAGCGGCGTCATCACCTTCAACACGCTTATCGTGGGGGCCAATGCTCTGGCCCGCGACGTGCGCCAGGAGCTGGTGCACGCCACCCGCTACCTGGGTTTGCGCATTATCGGGTTTGTGTCGGTGGGCGAAACGGTGGATGCCGCGCTGGCGGCAGCCCTGCCCCACAAAGGCAGCTACCGGGAGCTTTCCCGGCTGATTGCGGAGCTGCACGTAGAGCAGATTATCATTGCCACCGAGCCGAGTGAGCACCGCCTCATCCAGGAAATCCTGACCTTGCTGGAGGGCGAACCAGTACGCATCAGCATCCTGCCCGACCTCTACCAGATGCTGCTGGGCTCGGTGAAGGTAAACCACCTGTTTGGGACGCCCCTCATCGAAATCAAGCAGGATCTGCTGCCCCTATGGCAGGAAGTCACCAAGCGCGGGCTCGACGTAGTGGGCTCGGCGCTGTTTCTGCTGCTGGCCTCGCCCGTATACGCCTTCACGGCCGTGATGGTGCGCCTGTCCTCACCGGGGCCGATTTTCTACTCCCAGGACCGCATCGGCAAGGGCGGGCAGCCGTTTCGCATCTACAAATTTCGCTCGATGTACGTGGATGCTGAACGGCAGGGCCCGTCGCTTTCCTCGCAGCACGACCCGCGTATCACGCCCTGGGGCCGCTTTATGCGCAAGGTGCGACTGGATGAGCTGCCCCAGTTCTGGAACGCGCTGAAGGGCGACATGAGCCTGGTGGGCCCGCGCCCCGAGCGGCAGTTCTACATCGACCAGATTGTGGCCGTGGCCCCGCACTACCGCCACCTGCACCGCGTGCGCCCCGGCATCACCAGCCTGGGCCAGGTGAAATACGGCTACGCCGAAACCGTGGAGCAGATGGTGGAGCGCCTCAAGTACGACATTCTCTACATCGAAAACATGAGCCTGGCCATGGACTTCCGCGTCATGCTTTATACCCTCAAAATCATTGTGGAAGGCCGCGGGAAATAA
- a CDS encoding riboflavin synthase — protein MFTGIIETLGTITAVRREETNIHFTVESGFAQELKIDQSVAHDGVCLTVVAVDGMAGTHVVTAIDETLQKTNLSQWAPGRRVNLERCLAANGRFDGHIVQGHVDLTAECESVEDQHGSWVFRFRHEPGPGRVTVEKGSICVNGTSLTCFNSTDDGFSVAIIPYTYEHTTFQDLRPGHRVNLEFDIVGKYVAKLLGR, from the coding sequence GTGTTTACCGGCATCATCGAAACCCTGGGTACCATCACGGCCGTGCGCCGGGAGGAAACCAATATTCATTTCACCGTAGAATCCGGCTTCGCGCAGGAGCTGAAAATCGACCAGAGCGTGGCCCACGACGGGGTGTGCCTTACGGTAGTAGCCGTGGACGGCATGGCCGGCACGCACGTGGTTACGGCCATCGACGAGACATTGCAGAAAACCAACCTAAGCCAGTGGGCGCCGGGCCGCCGCGTGAACCTGGAGCGCTGCCTGGCCGCCAATGGCCGCTTCGATGGCCACATCGTGCAAGGGCATGTGGACCTCACGGCTGAGTGCGAGTCGGTGGAAGACCAGCACGGCTCCTGGGTGTTCCGCTTCCGCCACGAGCCGGGCCCCGGCCGCGTAACGGTGGAAAAAGGCTCCATCTGCGTGAATGGCACCAGCCTCACCTGCTTCAACAGCACCGACGACGGCTTTTCCGTGGCCATCATTCCCTACACTTACGAGCACACCACCTTCCAGGACCTGCGCCCCGGCCACCGCGTCAACCTGGAGTTCGACATCGTAGGCAAGTACGTGGCGAAATTGCTGGGACGATAA
- a CDS encoding phosphatase PAP2 family protein, translated as MIEQLQHLDRWLLVAANSRHTARLDAWMVFFSDRLVWFPAYFVLVVVLCYLYGRRATLLLPLLGLSVLLADVVSSRLFKPYFARLRPCHDADLSATLNLVNGCGGQFGFLSSHAANAFALAVFVGLLLPRRYRVAKVLLFIWAALVSYSRIYLGAHYPSDVLAGLTLGSLMAWLCALAFRYLARRWWPLLGPEA; from the coding sequence TTGATAGAGCAACTCCAACACCTGGACCGCTGGCTGCTGGTAGCGGCCAACTCCCGCCACACCGCCCGCCTGGATGCGTGGATGGTGTTCTTCTCCGACCGCCTGGTGTGGTTCCCGGCTTACTTTGTGCTGGTGGTGGTGCTGTGCTACCTCTACGGCCGGCGCGCTACGCTGCTGCTGCCCCTGCTGGGCCTTAGCGTGCTGCTGGCCGACGTCGTTTCCAGCCGCCTGTTCAAGCCCTACTTCGCCCGCCTGCGACCCTGCCACGACGCCGACCTCTCGGCCACGCTGAACCTGGTGAACGGCTGCGGCGGGCAGTTCGGGTTCTTATCCTCGCATGCAGCCAATGCCTTTGCGCTGGCCGTGTTTGTCGGGCTGCTGTTGCCCCGCCGCTACCGCGTGGCCAAGGTGCTGCTTTTTATCTGGGCCGCTCTGGTGAGCTACAGCCGCATCTACCTGGGCGCCCACTACCCTTCTGATGTGCTGGCCGGCCTCACGCTGGGCTCCCTCATGGCCTGGCTTTGCGCCCTGGCGTTCCGCTACCTGGCCCGGCGCTGGTGGCCACTATTGGGGCCCGAGGCATAA
- the hemF gene encoding oxygen-dependent coproporphyrinogen oxidase, whose translation MDFTSSAFFPAPTVQPRFRNTVEQWMRQFQDWLCQQLEAADGMGMFREDAWMHHSGGGGRSRVLTGGRIIEKGGVNFSAVEGQMSEAAARTLLMPDPNYFATGVSVVQHPGSPMAPISHMNVRYFEAGNGEAWFGGGLDLTPIYVEEAQARWFHRQIAEVCEQHNPAYYPRFKQWADEYFFLPHRQETRGIGGIFFDRLIVGQEADADSLFSFVRSVGEVYGRTYCELLRQNAGQPYTERQKQWQLVRRGRYAEFNLAIDRGTKFGLETGGRTESILMSLPPQCEWHYNFPIEPDSPEEATQQWLRKGVDWLTTSPAAV comes from the coding sequence ATGGATTTCACTTCCTCTGCTTTCTTCCCCGCTCCCACCGTTCAACCCCGTTTCCGCAACACCGTGGAGCAGTGGATGCGCCAGTTTCAGGACTGGCTGTGCCAGCAGCTGGAAGCGGCCGATGGCATGGGCATGTTTCGGGAAGATGCCTGGATGCACCACAGCGGCGGCGGCGGCCGGAGCCGCGTGCTCACGGGCGGCCGTATCATCGAAAAAGGTGGGGTAAACTTCTCGGCTGTGGAAGGGCAGATGAGCGAGGCGGCGGCCCGCACCCTGCTCATGCCTGACCCGAACTACTTTGCCACCGGCGTCTCGGTCGTGCAGCACCCGGGCAGCCCTATGGCACCGATTTCGCACATGAACGTGCGCTACTTCGAGGCCGGCAACGGGGAAGCCTGGTTTGGCGGCGGGCTGGATCTGACGCCCATCTACGTGGAAGAGGCCCAGGCCCGTTGGTTTCACCGGCAGATTGCCGAGGTATGCGAGCAGCACAATCCTGCTTATTACCCGCGCTTCAAGCAGTGGGCCGACGAGTACTTCTTTTTGCCCCACCGCCAGGAAACCCGCGGCATCGGCGGCATCTTCTTCGACCGGCTGATTGTAGGCCAGGAAGCCGACGCCGACAGCCTGTTTTCCTTCGTGCGCAGCGTGGGCGAAGTGTACGGGCGCACCTACTGCGAGCTGCTGCGCCAGAACGCCGGCCAACCCTATACCGAACGGCAGAAGCAGTGGCAGCTGGTGCGGCGGGGCCGCTACGCCGAGTTCAACCTGGCCATTGACCGGGGCACCAAGTTCGGGCTGGAAACCGGGGGGCGCACCGAGAGTATTCTGATGAGCTTGCCGCCCCAGTGTGAGTGGCACTACAACTTCCCCATCGAGCCCGACTCCCCGGAGGAAGCCACCCAGCAGTGGCTGCGCAAGGGTGTTGATTGGCTAACTACTTCCCCCGCCGCCGTTTGA
- a CDS encoding MBL fold metallo-hydrolase produces MMQVLGKNPSRQAKDRFTNLSNYQNGRFENLEGVRFSPGEAPMGKMLVDFLRKPRTVAPAGPLPTVRTNLHAPATARPTVVWFGHSSYLIQAHGLNILVDPVFSGAASPFSFAVRAFAGANAYSAADMPAIDVLVLTHDHYDHLDYATVVALRSKVRHVVSPLGVGSHLQAWGYAPGQVTELNWHETATPVPGVQLTATPAQHFSGRSLKPRQTLWASYVLQLDGARLFLGGDSGYGPHFRAIGEQYGPFDLALLENGQYNLSWHPIHMLPEETAQAALDLEAKMLLPVHWAKFTLAYHPWNEPVQRLLPAADAAGLPVTLPRIGQPYTLGGPVLRDVWWLDN; encoded by the coding sequence ATGATGCAAGTATTGGGGAAGAACCCTTCCCGCCAAGCCAAAGACCGATTCACGAATCTTTCCAACTACCAGAACGGTCGGTTCGAGAACCTGGAGGGCGTGCGCTTCAGCCCCGGGGAAGCTCCGATGGGCAAAATGCTGGTGGATTTTCTGCGCAAGCCTCGCACCGTGGCCCCGGCCGGCCCGCTGCCCACGGTGCGCACCAACCTGCACGCGCCGGCTACTGCCCGCCCCACGGTTGTCTGGTTTGGGCACTCGTCTTACCTGATTCAGGCCCACGGGCTGAATATTCTGGTGGACCCCGTGTTCAGTGGGGCCGCCTCGCCCTTCTCGTTTGCCGTGCGCGCCTTTGCCGGCGCCAATGCCTACTCGGCCGCCGATATGCCCGCCATTGACGTGCTGGTGCTCACCCACGACCACTACGACCACCTCGACTACGCTACCGTGGTAGCCCTGCGTTCCAAAGTGCGTCACGTCGTTTCGCCCCTGGGCGTGGGCAGCCACCTGCAGGCCTGGGGCTACGCCCCCGGGCAGGTTACCGAGCTCAACTGGCACGAAACGGCTACCCCGGTGCCGGGCGTGCAGCTCACGGCTACCCCGGCCCAGCATTTTTCGGGCCGGAGCCTGAAGCCCCGGCAAACCCTGTGGGCCTCGTATGTGCTGCAATTGGATGGTGCGCGGCTGTTCCTGGGCGGGGATAGTGGCTACGGTCCGCACTTCCGGGCCATCGGCGAGCAGTACGGCCCATTCGACCTGGCTCTGCTCGAAAATGGCCAATATAACCTCAGCTGGCACCCCATCCATATGCTGCCCGAGGAAACCGCCCAGGCGGCCCTTGACCTGGAAGCCAAAATGCTGCTGCCGGTGCACTGGGCCAAGTTCACGCTGGCTTACCACCCCTGGAATGAGCCCGTGCAGCGGCTGTTGCCCGCCGCCGATGCCGCCGGTCTTCCCGTCACGCTGCCCCGCATCGGGCAGCCCTATACCCTTGGCGGGCCGGTGCTGCGGGACGTGTGGTGGCTGGATAACTAG
- a CDS encoding GNAT family N-acetyltransferase, which produces MLPELLISSATETDVPALVQLANRAYRGDASRQGWTTEAHLLDGQRTDAEDIIDLMKVPGATFLLARTSAGQLMGSVYLKPQLPDLYLGMLSVEPGQQGLGIGKLLLDAAETQARAHSCTDILISVITVRAELIAWYERHGFQRTGETLAFPTDTRFGIPRQPLELLLMRKQLALA; this is translated from the coding sequence ATGCTCCCCGAACTGCTGATTTCTTCCGCCACTGAAACCGACGTTCCCGCCCTCGTGCAGCTGGCCAACCGCGCCTACCGCGGCGACGCCTCCCGCCAGGGGTGGACCACCGAAGCCCACCTACTTGACGGCCAGCGCACCGACGCCGAAGACATCATTGATCTGATGAAGGTGCCCGGCGCCACCTTCCTGCTGGCCCGCACCAGCGCCGGGCAGCTCATGGGCAGCGTCTACCTCAAGCCCCAGCTCCCCGACCTCTACCTGGGCATGCTTTCCGTGGAGCCCGGGCAGCAAGGCCTGGGCATCGGCAAGCTGCTGCTGGACGCAGCCGAAACCCAGGCCCGGGCCCATTCTTGCACCGACATTCTGATTTCCGTCATTACGGTGCGCGCCGAGCTTATTGCCTGGTACGAGCGGCACGGCTTCCAACGCACCGGCGAAACTCTGGCTTTCCCCACCGATACCCGCTTTGGCATTCCGCGCCAGCCGCTGGAGCTGCTGCTGATGCGGAAGCAGTTGGCTCTTGCCTGA
- a CDS encoding thiamine pyrophosphate-dependent enzyme, whose protein sequence is MPTHPALTPEPDFTTAQPSRATLLRAYRLMRTADEMARLYEENKAVTAKYVHATARGHEAIQLAAACILGPQDYAAPYYRDDALLLGMGLTPYELMLQLMAKRDDPFSGGRTYYSHPSLRRAGLPTIPHQSSATGMQAIPATGMAHGIKYLEGQEVISNEKSVIKTDKETLTSTEGNTIPHSSLLITNSTAKPLVLCSIGDGAMTEGEVSEALQMAALHQLPIIYLVQDNEWGISATGREMRSMDAYEFAAGFKGLHRLQFDGADFLASYAGMREAADYVRQRQGPVLVHARCPLLGHHTSGVRREWYRGDNLAHHTIQDPLPRFHQQLLELDFTEQELQALGEEARATVQADYQRALTAPNPDPTTFADHEFAPPVVTQETGERSPAGADKALMVDAALHAVDDILREFPEALFYGQDVGGELGGVFREAALLAKKYGDARVFNTPIQEAYIVGSTAGMSAVGAKAIVEIQFADYIWPALNQLVEELSKSCYLSNGQFPVQSLIRVPIGAYGGGGPYHSGSIESTLLTIRGIKVVYPSNAADMKGLMRAAFLDPNPVVMLEHKGLYWSKVPGTEDAKTVEPAAGYAIPMGKAAVAQEALAEKLQSGETCVVITYGMGVHWVKTASRQFPGQVEILDLRTLNPLDWEAVHFAVLRHGKVLVLTEEPLMNSFAESLAGRIQRHCFRQLDAPVFTLGAANLPAIALNVELEKQMLPNPDKVAAALRELLAY, encoded by the coding sequence ATGCCCACGCACCCCGCCCTCACCCCAGAGCCCGACTTTACCACTGCCCAGCCCAGCCGTGCCACCCTGCTGCGGGCTTACCGCCTGATGCGCACGGCCGATGAAATGGCTCGCCTCTACGAAGAAAACAAGGCCGTGACGGCCAAATACGTGCACGCCACGGCCCGGGGCCACGAAGCTATTCAGCTGGCCGCGGCCTGTATTCTCGGCCCCCAGGACTACGCCGCGCCCTACTACCGCGACGATGCCTTGCTGCTGGGGATGGGCCTGACGCCCTACGAGTTGATGCTGCAGCTGATGGCCAAGCGCGACGACCCGTTTTCCGGCGGCCGCACGTACTACAGTCACCCTTCTCTGCGGCGGGCCGGCCTGCCCACCATTCCGCACCAAAGCTCGGCCACGGGCATGCAGGCCATACCGGCTACCGGCATGGCCCACGGCATCAAGTACCTGGAAGGACAGGAGGTAATTAGTAATGAGAAATCAGTAATTAAGACTGATAAAGAAACGCTGACTTCTACTGAAGGAAACACAATTCCTCATTCTTCATTACTAATTACTAATTCAACAGCGAAGCCGCTGGTGCTCTGCTCCATTGGCGACGGGGCCATGACCGAAGGCGAGGTGAGCGAGGCCCTGCAGATGGCCGCCCTGCATCAGCTGCCCATCATCTACTTAGTGCAAGACAATGAGTGGGGTATTTCGGCCACCGGCCGGGAAATGCGCTCCATGGATGCCTACGAGTTTGCGGCCGGCTTCAAAGGCCTGCACCGCCTGCAGTTCGACGGGGCCGATTTCCTGGCCAGCTACGCCGGCATGCGCGAAGCCGCCGACTACGTGCGCCAGCGGCAGGGGCCAGTGCTGGTGCACGCCAGGTGTCCGCTGCTGGGCCACCACACCAGCGGGGTGCGGCGTGAGTGGTACCGCGGCGACAACCTGGCCCACCACACCATCCAGGACCCTCTACCACGCTTCCACCAGCAGCTGCTGGAGTTGGATTTCACGGAGCAGGAGCTGCAGGCGCTGGGGGAAGAAGCCCGCGCTACCGTGCAGGCTGACTACCAGCGTGCCCTGACGGCGCCCAACCCCGACCCGACTACTTTTGCCGACCACGAATTTGCCCCGCCGGTCGTCACCCAGGAAACCGGGGAGCGAAGCCCCGCCGGCGCCGACAAAGCCCTGATGGTAGATGCTGCTCTGCACGCGGTGGATGATATTCTGCGGGAGTTTCCCGAAGCGTTGTTCTACGGCCAGGATGTGGGTGGGGAGCTGGGCGGGGTGTTCCGGGAGGCGGCGCTGCTGGCCAAAAAGTACGGCGACGCCCGCGTATTCAACACCCCTATTCAGGAAGCCTACATTGTGGGCAGCACGGCCGGCATGAGTGCCGTGGGCGCTAAGGCCATTGTCGAAATTCAGTTTGCCGACTACATCTGGCCTGCTCTCAACCAGCTGGTGGAGGAGCTGAGCAAGTCGTGCTACCTCTCCAACGGTCAGTTTCCGGTGCAGAGCCTGATTCGGGTGCCTATTGGGGCCTATGGTGGGGGCGGGCCTTACCACTCGGGCTCCATTGAAAGCACGCTGCTCACCATCCGGGGCATCAAGGTGGTGTACCCCAGCAATGCCGCCGACATGAAGGGCCTGATGCGCGCCGCCTTCCTCGACCCCAACCCGGTGGTGATGCTGGAGCACAAAGGCCTATACTGGAGCAAGGTGCCCGGCACCGAAGACGCCAAAACCGTGGAGCCGGCCGCCGGCTACGCTATTCCGATGGGTAAAGCTGCCGTAGCTCAGGAAGCCTTAGCGGAAAAGCTGCAGAGCGGCGAAACCTGCGTAGTCATTACCTACGGGATGGGTGTGCACTGGGTTAAAACGGCCAGCCGCCAGTTTCCTGGTCAGGTTGAAATCCTGGATCTGCGCACCCTCAATCCGCTGGACTGGGAAGCTGTGCACTTTGCCGTGCTACGCCACGGCAAAGTGCTGGTACTGACGGAGGAGCCCTTGATGAACTCCTTCGCCGAAAGCCTAGCCGGCCGCATTCAGCGCCACTGCTTCCGCCAGCTCGACGCGCCGGTGTTTACGCTGGGTGCCGCCAATCTGCCCGCCATAGCCCTGAACGTGGAGCTGGAAAAGCAGATGCTACCCAACCCCGACAAAGTAGCCGCCGCCCTGCGTGAGCTGCTGGCGTATTGA